One window of the Candidatus Stygibacter australis genome contains the following:
- a CDS encoding phosphotransferase, with protein sequence MKSDHTILVSQGIFRKFYLEKYDAEQERLIFNKRLSITPQIISTGSKDNIEYNDFEYLESCHLWQMDNIDFKAVGELYRELHQLENRQDMVICQIDTNPRNIIYDKINGRYYLIDFVDWRWEFPEFDLIHFLLFWAEVVSKDKFEDIQQTFLNSYKLKGEINTQRWGRLFPQVVHFFEQRRKLYGKSEKKFNPDQLTNRNLLSNLI encoded by the coding sequence ATGAAAAGCGATCATACAATTCTTGTCAGTCAGGGGATATTCCGAAAGTTTTATCTGGAAAAATACGATGCAGAGCAGGAACGCCTGATATTCAATAAAAGACTCTCTATCACACCACAAATCATTTCTACTGGAAGCAAAGACAACATTGAATACAATGATTTTGAATATCTGGAAAGCTGTCATCTCTGGCAAATGGATAATATTGATTTCAAGGCTGTCGGGGAGCTTTACCGTGAACTTCATCAGCTCGAAAATAGGCAGGATATGGTTATCTGTCAGATTGATACTAATCCCAGGAATATTATTTATGATAAGATAAATGGCAGGTATTATTTAATAGATTTTGTGGATTGGAGATGGGAATTTCCAGAGTTTGATCTTATCCATTTCCTACTTTTCTGGGCAGAGGTGGTTAGTAAGGATAAATTTGAAGACATCCAGCAGACCTTTTTGAATAGCTATAAACTCAAAGGTGAGATAAATACCCAAAGATGGGGAAGACTCTTTCCTCAAGTAGTACATTTCTTTGAACAGCGCAGGAAGCTGTATGGTAAAAGCGAAAAGAAATTTAATCCGGACCAGCTAACAAATCGAAATCTGCTCAGTAACCTGATATAA
- a CDS encoding Smr/MutS family protein gives MMCHVCGNELEKGCRICPWCETPVRSSGRASAGKTKFRSENIKSDNPTVEIALSRLKRLLHGAKADGVRILKIVHGYGSSGKGGEIRYSVRDYLESLKYSALIKYYVPGEEFGGAYDLGKNAVRELPALKKDSDWGKHNKGITIIIL, from the coding sequence ATGATGTGTCACGTTTGCGGTAATGAATTAGAGAAGGGCTGCAGAATATGTCCCTGGTGTGAAACTCCAGTAAGAAGTTCAGGAAGAGCTTCTGCTGGTAAAACTAAATTTAGAAGCGAGAATATCAAGTCGGATAATCCTACCGTAGAAATTGCTTTAAGCCGATTGAAAAGATTATTGCATGGTGCAAAAGCTGATGGGGTCAGGATTCTTAAGATAGTGCACGGCTATGGATCTTCCGGTAAGGGCGGGGAGATCAGGTATAGTGTACGGGACTATCTGGAATCGCTTAAGTATTCTGCTTTGATCAAATATTACGTTCCTGGTGAAGAATTTGGTGGAGCATACGACCTGGGCAAAAATGCTGTCCGTGAACTTCCTGCCTTGAAAAAGGATAGTGACTGGGGTAAACATAATAAAGGCATCACTATCATTATATTGTGA